The following proteins are co-located in the Bacteroidales bacterium genome:
- the nqrE gene encoding NADH:ubiquinone reductase (Na(+)-transporting) subunit E: MQDFFNIFIKSVFIDNMIFAYFLGMCSYLAVSKTVKTSFGLGIAVVFVLFITVPLNFLIDTYLLKKGALTWLSPSLAELDLGFLSFIIFIAVIAAVVQLVEMVVEKYSPSLYNALGIFLPLIAVNCAILGASLFMQERELQSVWESVAFGLGSGVGWLLAIVAIAAIREKLAYSNVPPPLRGLGITFIITGLMGIAFMSFFGITI; encoded by the coding sequence ATGCAAGATTTTTTTAATATTTTTATAAAAAGTGTTTTTATTGATAACATGATTTTTGCCTATTTTTTAGGCATGTGTTCTTATCTTGCTGTTTCAAAAACGGTAAAAACATCTTTTGGACTTGGAATTGCAGTCGTTTTTGTTTTATTTATCACAGTTCCTTTGAATTTTTTAATTGATACTTATCTTTTAAAAAAAGGAGCTTTAACTTGGCTAAGTCCATCTTTAGCTGAATTAGACCTCGGATTTTTGAGTTTTATAATATTTATTGCTGTTATTGCTGCTGTTGTTCAGCTAGTTGAAATGGTTGTGGAAAAATATAGTCCTTCATTATATAATGCTTTGGGAATTTTCCTCCCTTTGATAGCTGTAAACTGCGCAATACTCGGAGCTTCGTTGTTTATGCAAGAAAGGGAACTGCAATCAGTTTGGGAATCTGTTGCTTTTGGCTTGGGTTCAGGCGTTGGTTGGTTGCTGGCAATTGTGGCTATAGCTGCTATTAGAGAAAAACTTGCTTATTCAAATGTGCCGCCGCCATTGAGAGGACTTGGCATTACTTTTATTATTACAGGACTTATGGGCATTGCGTTTATGAGCTTTTTTGGTATCACTATTTAA
- a CDS encoding CPBP family intramembrane metalloprotease yields MRYFLKDKHPLIKLLFFILLSLVSLFLIVFLGVIIGYAIWGGSFLQAVSSMNIDDNINPLKYLQLISHLGMFIVPALAFGFFVEKNGFKYLTLNKGFSFYSLILVVLIIFLVQPLISWIAELNMAMKLPESLKNIEIWMQNSENQAKEITDLFMKTDTVNGLIMNLFVVAIIPAIGEELVFRGILQKCLQEWIKVAWVAVLVTAIIFSAFHLQFYGFFPRLLLGIVLGLVFAVSNKLWLSIIMHFVNNGTAVVLYWLYARKQIDFDPETAGSLNDQPILLIASVIVTLLLIFAFIKKHKKEQKETI; encoded by the coding sequence ATGAGATATTTTTTAAAAGACAAACATCCATTAATCAAACTGTTATTTTTTATTCTGTTATCACTAGTTTCATTATTTTTGATAGTGTTTTTGGGAGTTATTATTGGCTATGCTATTTGGGGAGGAAGTTTTTTGCAGGCTGTTAGTAGCATGAATATTGATGATAACATTAATCCATTAAAGTATTTGCAATTAATAAGCCATTTGGGAATGTTTATTGTTCCAGCATTAGCATTTGGTTTTTTTGTCGAAAAAAATGGATTCAAATATCTTACGCTCAACAAGGGCTTTTCGTTTTATAGCCTTATTTTAGTAGTGCTGATAATTTTTCTTGTTCAGCCACTAATTTCGTGGATTGCAGAGCTAAATATGGCTATGAAACTTCCTGAGAGCCTTAAAAATATTGAAATTTGGATGCAAAATTCTGAAAATCAAGCAAAAGAAATTACTGATCTTTTCATGAAAACCGACACAGTAAACGGATTGATTATGAATTTATTTGTGGTGGCTATTATTCCAGCTATTGGAGAGGAGCTTGTTTTTAGAGGAATTTTGCAAAAATGTTTGCAGGAATGGATAAAAGTAGCTTGGGTTGCTGTTTTGGTTACTGCTATTATTTTTAGCGCATTTCATTTGCAATTTTACGGATTTTTTCCAAGGCTATTGCTGGGAATCGTTTTAGGATTAGTTTTCGCTGTTTCTAATAAATTATGGTTGTCTATTATAATGCACTTTGTAAATAATGGCACTGCTGTAGTTTTATATTGGCTTTATGCTCGAAAACAAATAGATTTTGACCCTGAAACAGCCGGAAGTTTAAATGACCAGCCGATTTTATTGATTGCTTCTGTAATTGTAACCTTACTGCTTATATTTGCCTTTATAAAAAAACATAAAAAAGAACAAAAAGAAACTATATAA
- a CDS encoding serine hydrolase, translated as MKILFAALLTTLSLLLHAQNAEIWADSVLKTLTIREKIGQLIMMEVYSNQDGAYEKSIDDSIKKYQPGTIVFFQGSPQKEAQLTNRWQKLSKIPMLVAMDAEWGLAMRLDSVIALPRLMALSATNDTNLVFQYGKAIGKQCKRLGININFAPVVDINNNPINPVINYRSFGENQHKVAKFAEIFCKGMQSEGVLAVIKHFPGHGNTSLDSHHTLPDVTDNAAVVDSVHLHPFKSMIKSGVWGIMVAHVFVPAIDTASTIPTSLNKNIINGILRKKLNYNGIVITDGLGMQGVLKHHKPGKVEVMAILAGNDALLMPKNINTAFDSILDALNKNIIDSNKINESVRKILITKYNCGILKQAPITEKDITADLNDKEYLNLKSEIYKKNTTLVFSKNTKFPLTNLKKVAVLSLNASEERCFHKEFMKYFAVDNFFINDDIYSDSLKNDIISKLKEYDLVIAAMHNMAFWTKKNYNFTKEYCDIVEEINNETKTILCLFGNPYAYRIWSSKKEPEALITTYERDSLAEMACAKSMAGVFEFNGTLPVSINDVYKAGSGMKTNIINDRLYEVSASELNLDISKLDSIDLMIKEAIDNGLMPGCQILAALNGKVFYNKSFGYHDYLKETPVKPTDLYDLASITKIFSTTLAVMKLWEEKRFQLDDKLEKHLPISKNTAAGNLHLDRLLTHSSGLQAWIPFYKKTLENNKPSDKYYRNEPDSVFGIKICDSLYLRNDYPDTILHTILNARIKSNHDYVYSDLGIMLLKEMVEHLSNSKIDNYVEENFYIPLGLSWMTYNPSNKFHKTRIIPTEEDTTFRKTKVQGYVHDQAAAMLGGVSGHAGLFGNAWDAATIMQMLLNGGKYADVEYFKPSTIRLFTSTYFDRNRRGLGFDKPSSIKDLNACPEASPYSFGHSGFTGTYAWADPTNGLVYIFLSNRTYPDAENRKLMQQNIRTRVHTLLYEAVDNR; from the coding sequence ATGAAAATACTATTTGCAGCATTACTTACTACTTTATCTTTATTATTACATGCACAAAACGCTGAAATATGGGCAGATTCTGTATTAAAAACGCTAACAATTCGTGAAAAAATAGGGCAATTAATAATGATGGAAGTGTATTCCAACCAAGACGGAGCCTACGAAAAAAGCATTGATGACAGTATAAAAAAATATCAGCCGGGAACAATAGTTTTTTTTCAAGGCTCGCCGCAAAAAGAAGCTCAATTGACCAATCGCTGGCAAAAACTTTCTAAAATCCCGATGCTCGTTGCGATGGATGCCGAATGGGGTTTAGCAATGCGCCTCGATAGCGTAATTGCTCTTCCAAGACTAATGGCTCTTTCAGCAACAAATGACACAAATCTAGTTTTTCAATATGGAAAAGCTATAGGAAAACAATGTAAACGCTTAGGAATAAACATAAATTTTGCTCCTGTTGTAGATATAAACAACAATCCCATAAATCCTGTAATAAACTACCGCTCTTTTGGAGAAAATCAACATAAAGTAGCTAAGTTTGCGGAAATATTCTGCAAGGGAATGCAGTCAGAAGGCGTATTGGCTGTCATTAAGCATTTTCCGGGGCATGGAAATACATCTCTAGACTCGCATCACACCTTACCAGATGTTACGGACAATGCTGCTGTAGTTGACTCAGTCCATCTACACCCATTCAAATCAATGATTAAATCAGGAGTTTGGGGCATAATGGTTGCCCATGTTTTTGTGCCAGCCATTGACACAGCAAGCACTATTCCAACTTCTTTAAACAAAAATATTATCAATGGAATTTTAAGAAAAAAATTAAACTATAATGGGATTGTAATTACAGACGGCTTAGGAATGCAAGGTGTTTTAAAGCACCACAAACCGGGCAAAGTTGAAGTAATGGCTATCCTTGCAGGAAATGATGCTTTATTAATGCCAAAAAACATTAACACCGCTTTTGATTCTATTTTAGATGCTTTAAATAAAAACATTATTGACTCAAATAAAATCAATGAAAGTGTTAGAAAAATTTTAATCACAAAATATAATTGTGGTATCTTAAAACAAGCTCCAATCACTGAAAAAGATATAACTGCCGACCTAAATGATAAAGAATATCTCAATTTAAAAAGTGAAATTTACAAGAAAAACACCACCCTCGTTTTTTCTAAAAACACAAAATTTCCATTAACAAATTTGAAAAAAGTTGCAGTTTTATCTCTTAACGCCTCCGAAGAAAGGTGTTTTCACAAAGAATTTATGAAATATTTTGCAGTAGATAATTTTTTTATTAACGACGATATTTATAGCGACTCATTAAAAAATGACATAATTTCAAAACTAAAAGAATACGATTTAGTAATTGCAGCTATGCACAATATGGCTTTCTGGACAAAAAAGAATTATAATTTCACAAAAGAATATTGCGATATTGTTGAAGAAATCAATAATGAAACAAAAACTATTTTATGTCTTTTTGGAAATCCGTATGCTTACAGAATTTGGAGTTCAAAAAAAGAACCCGAAGCCCTTATTACCACTTATGAAAGAGATTCGTTGGCAGAAATGGCGTGTGCTAAAAGCATGGCTGGTGTTTTTGAATTTAATGGAACATTGCCGGTTTCAATAAATGATGTATATAAAGCAGGAAGTGGCATGAAAACAAATATTATAAACGATAGACTTTATGAAGTATCAGCAAGCGAGCTAAATTTGGACATTTCAAAGCTTGATTCCATTGATTTGATGATAAAAGAAGCTATTGACAATGGACTAATGCCCGGCTGCCAAATTTTAGCAGCTTTAAACGGAAAAGTTTTTTATAACAAATCTTTTGGCTATCATGATTATCTTAAAGAAACGCCTGTAAAACCAACTGATTTATACGATTTAGCTTCAATTACAAAAATATTTTCAACAACATTAGCTGTAATGAAATTATGGGAAGAAAAACGCTTTCAGCTTGACGATAAACTAGAAAAACATCTGCCTATATCAAAAAACACAGCGGCTGGAAATCTTCACTTAGACCGCTTGCTCACTCATTCTTCAGGGCTTCAAGCATGGATTCCTTTTTATAAAAAAACTTTAGAAAATAATAAGCCAAGCGATAAATATTACAGAAATGAGCCTGACTCGGTTTTTGGAATAAAAATTTGCGACTCGCTGTATTTACGCAATGATTATCCCGACACTATTCTACACACTATTCTTAATGCGAGAATAAAAAGCAACCATGATTATGTTTACAGCGATTTAGGCATAATGCTTTTAAAAGAAATGGTAGAACACTTGAGCAATAGCAAAATAGACAATTATGTTGAAGAAAACTTCTACATCCCGCTTGGTCTCTCGTGGATGACTTATAATCCTTCAAACAAATTTCATAAAACACGCATAATTCCTACGGAAGAAGATACTACTTTTAGAAAAACGAAAGTACAAGGATATGTCCACGACCAAGCTGCAGCAATGCTTGGCGGAGTTTCAGGACACGCAGGACTTTTTGGCAATGCTTGGGACGCTGCTACAATAATGCAAATGCTCTTAAATGGTGGAAAATACGCTGATGTTGAATATTTTAAGCCATCAACTATAAGGCTTTTCACTTCAACATACTTTGACAGAAATCGCAGAGGGCTTGGATTTGACAAACCATCAAGCATAAAAGACTTAAACGCATGCCCCGAAGCATCGCCATATAGTTTTGGACACAGCGGATTTACAGGCACTTACGCATGGGCTGACCCTACTAATGGGCTTGTTTACATATTTTTATCAAATCGCACCTACCCCGATGCTGAAAACCGAAAACTTATGCAACAAAACATTAGAACTCGCGTCCACACCTTACTTTACGAAGCTGTAGATAACAGGTAA
- a CDS encoding NADH:ubiquinone reductase (Na(+)-transporting) subunit D, with amino-acid sequence MKKNFDLLTKPLSKENPITVQVLGICSALAVTVKMKPALVMAIAVTVVVGVSNLFTSLLRKTIPARIRIIVQLVIVSLFVILVDQLLKAFVFDVSKQLSVFVGLIITNCIVMGRLEAFAMANKPWESFLDGIGNGAGYGIILIVVSFFRELFGSGTLLGYNVIPAGFYNFGYENNGLFILPPMALIVVGVIIWIHRSQNKDLIEKN; translated from the coding sequence ATGAAAAAGAATTTTGATTTATTAACAAAGCCACTAAGTAAAGAAAATCCTATTACTGTGCAAGTTTTAGGCATTTGCTCGGCATTGGCTGTAACTGTGAAAATGAAGCCCGCATTGGTTATGGCAATAGCGGTAACGGTTGTTGTGGGAGTTTCTAATTTATTTACATCGCTGTTGCGAAAAACAATTCCTGCTCGCATTCGCATTATTGTTCAATTAGTTATTGTTTCTTTGTTTGTAATATTGGTTGACCAACTTTTAAAAGCTTTTGTTTTTGATGTAAGCAAGCAATTGTCTGTTTTTGTTGGCTTGATAATTACCAATTGTATTGTTATGGGACGCTTGGAAGCCTTCGCAATGGCTAATAAACCATGGGAATCTTTTCTTGATGGCATCGGAAACGGCGCTGGCTACGGCATTATATTAATAGTTGTTTCGTTTTTCAGAGAGTTATTCGGAAGCGGAACGCTTTTGGGCTATAATGTAATACCTGCTGGGTTTTATAATTTTGGTTATGAAAATAATGGCTTGTTTATATTGCCGCCTATGGCTTTAATAGTTGTAGGTGTGATTATTTGGATTCATAGAAGCCAAAACAAGGATTTAATTGAAAAAAATTAA
- a CDS encoding NADH:ubiquinone reductase (Na(+)-transporting) subunit B, with translation MKKRLIKYIDKIRPRFQKGGKFYFLRSTFDAFETFLLVPKKVTNSGSHIRDAVDMKRAMIVVVIALIPALLFGAFNVGVQHFLLANEYKSMSWSELIEAKGFWSLFGYGFLKILPIIIVSYVVGLAIEFISAQIRGHEVNEGFLVTGLLISLIVPPTIPLWMLALAVAFAVIFGKEVFGGTGMNIMNPALLARAFLFFSYPSHISGDAPWAVSADAISGATPLALASMHNIEQMPSMLDMFLGFIPGSIGETSIPMIALGALILILTGVGSFRIMISVFAGGVAMAYIMNLWGANPYMNLSPAWHLVTGGFAFGAVFMATDPVTAAQTRWGKVLYGLLIGMFAVLLRVLNPAYPEGMMLSILMMNVFAPLIDYIVVSNNVRRRLNRIKNK, from the coding sequence ATGAAGAAAAGACTTATAAAATATATAGATAAGATTCGACCAAGATTTCAAAAGGGTGGGAAATTTTATTTTTTGAGATCAACTTTCGATGCTTTTGAAACGTTTTTATTAGTTCCTAAAAAAGTAACAAATAGTGGGTCACATATTCGCGATGCCGTTGACATGAAAAGAGCAATGATAGTAGTTGTTATTGCGCTTATTCCTGCTTTATTGTTCGGAGCTTTTAATGTTGGAGTACAGCATTTTTTGCTAGCGAATGAATATAAATCAATGTCGTGGTCGGAACTAATAGAAGCTAAGGGCTTTTGGTCATTGTTTGGCTATGGATTTTTGAAAATATTACCAATTATCATCGTTTCTTATGTAGTAGGATTGGCTATAGAATTTATTTCCGCACAAATTAGAGGTCATGAGGTCAATGAAGGTTTTTTAGTTACAGGGCTTTTAATTTCGCTGATAGTGCCTCCTACAATTCCTTTGTGGATGCTGGCTCTTGCTGTTGCTTTTGCTGTAATTTTCGGGAAAGAGGTTTTTGGCGGCACAGGCATGAATATAATGAACCCAGCTTTGTTGGCTAGGGCTTTTCTGTTCTTTTCATATCCAAGCCACATTTCTGGCGACGCACCATGGGCAGTTTCCGCTGACGCTATAAGCGGAGCAACACCATTAGCTCTTGCGTCAATGCACAACATAGAGCAGATGCCATCAATGTTAGATATGTTTTTAGGATTTATTCCGGGCTCTATTGGCGAAACATCTATTCCAATGATAGCTTTGGGTGCTTTAATTTTGATTTTAACCGGCGTGGGCAGTTTCCGCATCATGATTAGTGTGTTTGCTGGAGGTGTTGCTATGGCTTATATTATGAATTTATGGGGAGCAAATCCTTATATGAATTTATCGCCAGCATGGCATTTGGTAACGGGAGGTTTTGCTTTCGGAGCTGTCTTTATGGCTACTGACCCTGTTACTGCTGCACAAACGAGGTGGGGAAAAGTATTATATGGCTTGCTAATAGGAATGTTCGCAGTATTATTGAGAGTTTTAAATCCTGCATATCCTGAAGGCATGATGCTATCTATACTTATGATGAATGTTTTTGCTCCATTGATAGATTATATCGTTGTTAGCAATAATGTTAGAAGACGATTAAATAGAATTAAAAATAAATAA
- a CDS encoding 6-carboxytetrahydropterin synthase — protein MKIRVTKVFNFEMAHALQGYDGLCSNIHGHSYELSVTIKGSPEENTASPKLGMVMDFSVLKKIINDSIISKFDHTLVVKKGSLNIEDLKSKNAMFNRFIEFDFQPTSENLLIYFADEIRKILPKSLMLFSLKLRETNSSFAEWYAEDNI, from the coding sequence ATGAAAATAAGAGTTACCAAGGTGTTTAATTTTGAAATGGCTCATGCACTGCAAGGCTATGATGGCTTGTGCAGCAATATTCATGGGCATTCTTATGAGCTTTCTGTAACAATAAAAGGCAGCCCAGAAGAAAATACTGCATCTCCAAAATTAGGAATGGTAATGGATTTTAGTGTGTTGAAAAAAATTATTAATGATTCGATTATAAGCAAGTTCGACCATACTCTTGTAGTGAAAAAAGGTTCTTTGAATATTGAAGATTTGAAAAGCAAAAACGCAATGTTTAATAGGTTTATTGAGTTTGACTTTCAGCCTACAAGCGAAAATTTACTTATATATTTTGCTGACGAAATAAGAAAAATATTACCCAAATCGCTCATGTTGTTTTCGTTAAAATTAAGAGAAACAAATTCATCTTTTGCAGAATGGTACGCAGAAGATAATATTTAG
- the nqrC gene encoding NADH:ubiquinone reductase (Na(+)-transporting) subunit C: MFSNRYIFIYSAVLVVVVAVILALAATLLKPFQDKNIRIEKMQYILTSANIENNTENAEDLYEKHVVEEIIINKEGEITHVYSKGEFLQGDKRAFDIDFKAELKKLKKGEKADLPCFKIVKNTDTLMSFPMQGIGLWGAIWGYISLEKDFNTIAGSVFDHKGETPGLGAEISTAEFQKQFINKKIFDENENFVSVKLVKGGAKNSNILEEHAVDAISGGTITSNGTSNMIDSCLRIYIPFFQKNMNK; encoded by the coding sequence ATGTTTAGTAATAGATACATTTTTATTTATTCAGCAGTTTTGGTTGTGGTAGTTGCTGTAATTCTTGCTTTAGCTGCGACATTGCTGAAGCCTTTTCAAGATAAAAATATTCGTATTGAAAAAATGCAATATATATTAACATCTGCTAATATTGAGAATAACACAGAAAATGCAGAGGATTTATATGAAAAACATGTCGTTGAGGAAATAATAATTAATAAAGAAGGCGAGATAACGCATGTATATTCAAAAGGAGAGTTTTTGCAAGGAGATAAACGAGCTTTTGATATTGATTTTAAAGCGGAATTAAAGAAATTAAAAAAAGGAGAAAAAGCTGATTTGCCTTGCTTTAAAATTGTAAAAAATACGGATACTTTGATGTCGTTTCCTATGCAGGGCATAGGATTGTGGGGAGCAATATGGGGATATATAAGTCTGGAAAAAGATTTTAACACCATTGCTGGCTCAGTGTTTGACCATAAGGGAGAAACGCCGGGACTTGGTGCTGAAATATCAACTGCGGAATTTCAAAAACAGTTTATCAATAAAAAAATATTTGATGAAAACGAAAATTTTGTAAGCGTAAAACTTGTAAAAGGTGGTGCTAAAAATAGCAATATCCTTGAAGAACATGCTGTAGATGCTATTTCTGGCGGCACGATAACTAGCAATGGAACATCAAATATGATTGATAGCTGCCTGAGGATATACATTCCTTTTTTTCAAAAAAACATGAATAAATAA
- a CDS encoding NADH:ubiquinone reductase (Na(+)-transporting) subunit F, producing MLLLDISLSLILILGTLIFLVIIMLLVGMLLYARKKLIPEGKVSILINNEKKLSVDVGSSLLSSLAEQQIFLPSACGGGGTCGMCKCQVNSGGGSILPTEAVHFTRKQIKENWRLGCQVKVRGDMEITVPASIFGIKKWECEVISNNNVATFIKEFVIKLPEGEFLDFRSGGYIQIDVPAGIEVNYKDFDISETYRKEWTNLGMWNLKMKNSEPVFRAYSMANHPAEGNIIKLNVRIATPPWDKKTGSFKNVSPGICSSYIFSLKPGDKIFVSGPYGEFHVKETNKEMMFIGGGAGMAPMRSHIFDQFETLHTKRKATFWYGGRSLQELFYVEDFKKIEKENPNFKFYIALSEPKVEDNWTGYKGFIHQVILDNYLNNHPEPEEIEYYLCGPPLMNAAVQAMLDDLGVPKDNIAFDDFGS from the coding sequence ATGTTACTATTAGATATTTCATTGTCATTAATTTTAATTCTAGGAACGTTGATTTTCCTTGTTATCATTATGTTGCTTGTAGGAATGTTGCTTTATGCTAGAAAAAAACTTATTCCTGAAGGTAAAGTGTCAATTTTAATTAATAATGAAAAGAAGTTGTCTGTAGATGTAGGTTCTAGCTTGCTTTCATCTTTGGCGGAGCAGCAAATTTTCTTGCCATCAGCATGTGGAGGAGGCGGAACTTGCGGAATGTGTAAATGTCAGGTTAATAGCGGTGGAGGCTCTATCTTGCCGACAGAAGCAGTTCATTTTACGCGGAAACAAATAAAAGAAAATTGGCGACTAGGCTGTCAGGTTAAAGTTCGTGGAGATATGGAAATCACTGTTCCTGCTTCAATTTTTGGAATAAAAAAATGGGAGTGTGAGGTTATTTCAAACAATAATGTTGCTACTTTTATTAAGGAATTTGTAATAAAACTTCCAGAAGGTGAGTTTTTAGATTTCCGCAGTGGGGGCTATATTCAGATAGATGTGCCTGCAGGAATTGAAGTGAATTACAAGGATTTTGATATTTCTGAGACTTATAGAAAGGAATGGACGAATTTAGGAATGTGGAATTTGAAAATGAAAAACTCAGAACCTGTTTTCCGCGCTTATTCTATGGCAAATCACCCAGCTGAAGGCAATATTATCAAGCTAAATGTAAGAATTGCCACTCCGCCTTGGGACAAAAAGACTGGTAGTTTTAAAAATGTTTCTCCGGGAATTTGCTCCAGCTATATCTTTTCATTAAAGCCGGGTGATAAAATTTTTGTGAGCGGTCCGTATGGCGAATTTCATGTTAAGGAAACAAATAAGGAAATGATGTTTATAGGTGGTGGAGCGGGAATGGCACCAATGAGGTCGCATATTTTTGACCAATTTGAAACATTGCACACTAAGCGGAAAGCAACATTTTGGTATGGTGGACGCTCTTTGCAAGAACTATTTTATGTTGAAGATTTTAAGAAAATCGAAAAAGAAAATCCTAACTTCAAATTTTATATAGCTTTGTCAGAGCCAAAAGTAGAAGATAATTGGACAGGCTACAAAGGATTTATACATCAGGTTATTTTAGATAATTATTTGAATAATCATCCTGAGCCAGAGGAAATAGAATATTATTTGTGTGGTCCTCCTTTGATGAACGCTGCTGTGCAAGCTATGCTTGATGATTTAGGCGTACCTAAAGATAATATAGCTTTTGATGATTTCGGCTCTTAA
- the dusB gene encoding tRNA dihydrouridine synthase DusB, with translation MKLPLLEKINIPLILAPMEGITDYIFRNICINNGADAGISEFISSEAIIRNVEKSLKKMKSTDDEIIKWVQIFGNNPSSVAEAAKIAEEHGADIIDLNFGCPVKKVVSKGNGAALLKNLPLMQNIAEEVVKAVKIPVTAKTRLGWDFQNIVIYEAASRLQDAGIKALAIHGRTRSQLYGGKADWEPIAKVKKTSKIPIIVNGDINSGESAKAALEITNADAIMIGRAAIGNPWIFNEVRNELENKPKIEIPLKQKIETCWQHISEFASTKNERVAILEMRKHYSHYFKGINDFKPLKIKLMSAETLEAVKSILNEIESKYF, from the coding sequence ATGAAGTTGCCACTTTTAGAAAAAATTAATATCCCGTTAATTCTTGCACCAATGGAAGGTATAACTGATTATATTTTCAGGAATATATGTATAAACAATGGTGCTGATGCTGGAATTAGCGAGTTTATTTCATCTGAAGCAATTATTAGAAATGTGGAGAAAAGTTTAAAAAAAATGAAAAGTACAGACGATGAAATTATAAAGTGGGTGCAGATTTTCGGCAACAATCCAAGCTCTGTTGCAGAAGCCGCAAAGATTGCAGAAGAACATGGTGCTGATATTATAGACTTGAATTTTGGCTGTCCTGTAAAAAAAGTTGTTTCAAAAGGCAATGGTGCTGCGCTATTAAAAAACTTGCCGCTAATGCAAAATATTGCCGAAGAAGTTGTGAAAGCTGTGAAAATTCCCGTTACAGCAAAAACACGCCTTGGCTGGGATTTTCAAAACATTGTTATTTATGAGGCTGCATCAAGATTACAAGACGCTGGCATAAAAGCACTAGCAATACACGGACGCACACGCTCTCAGCTATATGGCGGCAAAGCTGATTGGGAGCCAATTGCAAAAGTTAAAAAAACTTCCAAAATCCCAATAATCGTAAATGGCGACATAAACAGCGGCGAAAGCGCCAAAGCTGCATTAGAAATAACAAATGCTGATGCTATAATGATTGGGAGAGCAGCTATTGGCAATCCTTGGATTTTTAACGAAGTGAGAAATGAATTGGAAAACAAGCCCAAAATTGAAATTCCATTAAAGCAAAAAATCGAAACTTGCTGGCAACATATCTCAGAATTTGCTTCTACAAAAAATGAAAGAGTTGCTATTTTAGAGATGAGAAAACATTATTCGCACTATTTTAAAGGAATTAACGATTTCAAACCTTTAAAAATAAAACTAATGAGTGCTGAAACGTTAGAAGCTGTTAAATCAATTTTAAATGAAATCGAAAGCAAATATTTTTGA